One Cryptomeria japonica chromosome 9, Sugi_1.0, whole genome shotgun sequence genomic window carries:
- the LOC131077098 gene encoding transcription termination factor MTEF1, chloroplastic, which produces MDCLVCCCSVYDIRVSLFTRPASLVSHLPPIRVHPVALTTPDFLVSFVRYPPAVLISSKFSWRLSCDAIPTKQSQINPQIEETRQRRHNAMKQFLLKECCFSSSQITLLISKDPSLFRRRSTDRAHQVLQLLRDSGFTVEQIRKTIIRNTTVLIRSVDGHLKPKIEYLKTLGMAEEDVNYVVSHHPRLLTSRLDETIAPKISSLIKFFGSKDNLFKALRKAPGIASYDVKVLNNKLKVLENTGLLEHEIKRILERNPRFLCCSVGKIEKNMEFLTCTVGLKPNVVVKYPQFLDFSVEKRMRPRYEVFKYLNALGARHHLTTRLVIILALSEGEFTQRFLSGSPEVKMLHEKYKGKTADVGVTELLPTHQR; this is translated from the coding sequence ATGGATTGTTTAGTTTGCTGTTGCTCAGTTTATGATATCAGGGTTTCTCTTTTTACTCGACCTGCATCCCTGGTATCTCATCTTCCCCCCATTCGTGTACATCCAGTGGCTTTGACAACACCTGATTTTCTTGTTTCCTTTGTTAGATATCCACCAGCAGTCCTCATTTCGTCAAAATTTTCATGGCGTTTATCATGCGACGCCATACCCACAAAGCAATCACAGATAAACCCACAAATAGAAGAAACGAGACAGCGCCGCCATAATGCCATGAAACAATTCTTGCTCAAGGAATGCTGTTTTTCTTCCTCTCAAATCACATTACTGATAAGCAAAGACCCCAGCCTCTTCAGAAGAAGGTCCACAGACAGGGCCCATCAGGTACTTCAGTTGCTCAGAGACTCTGGATTCACTGTAGAGCAGATAAGGAAAACTATTATCAGAAACACAACTGTTCTTATTCGTTCTGTCGATGGCCATTTGAAGCctaaaattgaatacttgaaaaCATTAGGGATGGCTGAAGAAGATGTGAATTATGTCGTCTCCCACCATCCCAGACTTCTTACTAGCAGATTAGATGAAACTATTGCTCCGAAAATCTCATCACTGATCAAGTTTTTTGGGTCAAAGGATAACCTATTTAAGGCCCTCAGGAAGGCACCTGGGATTGCGTCCTATGATGTTAAAGTGTTGAATAATAAATTGAAGGTTTTGGAAAATACAGGCCTCCTAGAGCATGAGATCAAACGAATTCTTGAAAGGAACCCTCGATTCCTTTGCTGCTCTGTAGGTAAGATAGAGAAGAATATGGAGTTCTTGACATGTACTGTAGGGTTAAAACCAAATGTTGTGGTTAAATATCCTCAATTCTTAGACTTTAGTGTAGAGAAGAGGATGAGGCCACGGTATGAGGTGTTTAAGTATCTAAATGCATTGGGAGCTCGCCATCACCTTACTACCCGTCTGGTTATAATTCTGGCATTAAGTGAGGGGGAATTCACTCAAAGGTTTCTATCCGGCAGTCCTGAGGTCAAAATGTTACATGAAAAATACAAGGGCAAGACTGCGGATGTTGGAGTAACTGAACTTTTACCAACTCACCAAAGATAA